From Acidimicrobiales bacterium, one genomic window encodes:
- a CDS encoding MFS transporter translates to MNARLLTTRFLALCAAASLYFLGLNMTIPVLPLFVEEELGGRNLEVGLAVSSFGIAAAFIRPFIGPLGDRMGRRTLVISGTLLAAAATATTALADTIPEVIAIRAVTGIGEAAVFVGIASSIQDLTPDDRRAEAASYFSLTIYGTLLVGPLLGGWIRDDYGTDWVFIVAGVLAALAAAVGLSAPGPPQTKPPFPPLRRLIHPAAIRPGMMLFAGLLGYTGFLAFAVVHGERIGMENTERIFVVFGAVIITLRLFAARLPDRLGPLLTTRISLSFGVSGLVILFLWQEPAGVYVAAAVLAVAQTFLFPALFALVVDRAPDEERSQAIGSFSMFFDLAFGFGGPIIGIIGDWADLGTGFLFSAVIAAIALLSARRLLGDALVTTTIDDIGPRGRR, encoded by the coding sequence GTGAATGCCCGACTGTTGACGACACGTTTCCTGGCGCTGTGCGCCGCCGCGTCGTTGTACTTCCTCGGTCTGAACATGACGATTCCCGTCCTTCCTTTGTTCGTCGAGGAAGAACTCGGCGGTCGTAATCTCGAAGTCGGTCTCGCCGTCAGCTCGTTCGGTATCGCGGCCGCATTCATCCGTCCGTTCATCGGGCCGTTGGGCGACCGGATGGGGCGGCGGACCCTCGTCATCTCCGGCACACTCCTGGCCGCAGCGGCGACCGCCACGACCGCACTGGCCGACACGATCCCGGAGGTCATCGCGATCCGGGCAGTGACCGGCATCGGCGAAGCCGCGGTGTTCGTCGGCATCGCCAGTTCGATACAGGACCTCACGCCCGATGATCGGCGCGCCGAAGCCGCCTCCTACTTCTCGCTGACGATCTATGGCACGCTGCTCGTCGGGCCGCTGCTGGGCGGGTGGATCCGCGACGACTACGGCACCGACTGGGTCTTCATCGTCGCCGGCGTCCTCGCGGCGCTGGCCGCTGCGGTGGGCCTCTCGGCGCCTGGACCCCCCCAGACGAAGCCACCGTTTCCGCCGCTCCGCCGGCTCATCCATCCCGCTGCGATCCGGCCCGGGATGATGTTGTTCGCCGGACTCCTCGGCTACACCGGCTTCCTCGCATTCGCCGTCGTCCACGGCGAACGCATCGGGATGGAGAACACCGAGCGGATCTTCGTGGTGTTCGGTGCCGTCATCATCACCCTCCGACTGTTCGCCGCCCGTCTACCCGATCGGCTCGGCCCGCTCCTCACGACCCGCATCTCTCTCTCGTTCGGGGTGTCCGGACTCGTCATCCTCTTCCTCTGGCAGGAACCCGCTGGGGTCTACGTCGCCGCGGCGGTCCTCGCCGTCGCCCAGACCTTCCTCTTCCCGGCCCTGTTCGCCCTCGTCGTGGACCGGGCTCCCGACGAGGAACGCAGTCAGGCCATCGGCAGCTTCTCGATGTTCTTCGACCTGGCCTTCGGATTCGGCGGTCCGATCATCGGCATCATCGGCGACTGGGCGGATCTCGGCACGGGCTTCCTCTTCAGTGCCGTCATCGCGGCGATTGCCCTCTTGTCGGCCCGCCGCCTGCTCGGCGATGCGCTCGTCACCACGACGATCGACGACATCGGGCCCCGCGGTCGACGGTAA
- the gluQRS gene encoding tRNA glutamyl-Q(34) synthetase GluQRS, whose product MPTGRYAPSPTGTFHLGNLRTAVAAWLFARASQSDFLLRWEDLDLTADPRHESSQLADLAALGVTFDGTPLRQSDRTDAYAEVIADLTRRSSTYRCWCSRREIQEATRAPHGVPGSYPGTCRHLSAREIAVHERSGREPALRLRTDSAEVEIVDSLHGRVRRAMDDIVLRRGDGTPAYNLVVVVDDEHQGVGQVVRGDDLLDSTPRHAYLQRLLGYREPVWTHVPLVVDTSGERLAKRDGSAGLASWHDAGGSNGGLIAAFATTLGIPTSASGEPPTLGDLVTVFDADRIPLSPAAYDGGGPRLSLAD is encoded by the coding sequence ATGCCAACCGGCCGCTACGCCCCGAGTCCCACGGGTACGTTCCATCTCGGCAACCTCCGAACGGCGGTGGCCGCGTGGCTCTTCGCCCGAGCATCACAGAGCGACTTTCTTCTCCGCTGGGAGGACCTCGACCTCACGGCCGACCCTCGTCACGAGTCGTCGCAGCTCGCCGACCTCGCCGCACTCGGGGTGACGTTCGACGGCACTCCACTCCGCCAATCCGACCGCACCGACGCGTACGCCGAGGTGATCGCCGACCTGACCCGGCGTTCGTCGACCTACCGCTGCTGGTGCTCGCGCCGCGAGATCCAAGAGGCCACCCGGGCGCCCCACGGTGTGCCCGGCTCGTATCCGGGAACCTGTCGTCATCTGAGTGCACGGGAGATCGCAGTGCACGAGCGGTCGGGCCGAGAACCGGCGCTCCGCCTCAGGACCGACTCGGCCGAGGTCGAGATCGTCGACTCCCTCCACGGACGCGTTCGTCGGGCCATGGACGACATCGTGCTTCGCCGTGGCGACGGCACCCCTGCCTACAATCTCGTGGTGGTGGTCGATGACGAGCACCAGGGCGTGGGCCAGGTCGTGCGTGGTGACGACCTGCTCGACTCCACCCCACGCCACGCCTATCTACAACGGCTTCTCGGCTACCGCGAACCCGTCTGGACCCACGTGCCGCTCGTGGTCGACACGTCGGGCGAACGGCTGGCGAAGCGCGATGGTTCAGCCGGATTGGCGTCCTGGCACGACGCCGGTGGTTCGAACGGCGGGCTCATTGCCGCATTCGCCACGACGTTGGGGATACCCACCAGCGCCTCCGGTGAACCGCCGACGCTCGGTGATCTCGTCACAGTGTTCGACGCCGACCGGATCCCCCTCTCCCCGGCGGCATACGACGGCGGAGGACCGAGGTTGTCGCTCGCAGACTGA
- a CDS encoding HAD hydrolase family protein, which yields MDFRLIATDLDGTMFGPTHEPEPPTVDALNAAVDAGIIVVAATRRSWFGGAALATGTGARLEAFIGSNGDTD from the coding sequence GTGGATTTCCGCCTGATCGCCACCGACCTCGATGGCACGATGTTCGGCCCGACCCACGAACCCGAACCGCCGACGGTCGACGCGCTCAACGCGGCGGTGGATGCCGGCATCATCGTGGTCGCCGCGACCCGGCGGAGCTGGTTCGGCGGTGCCGCCCTCGCAACGGGAACGGGCGCGCGCCTCGAGGCGTTCATCGGGTCCAACGGCGACACCGACTGA